TGCGCTCCCGTCACGATCAAGCCATCGGTCAGGAAGAACTCGGCAGCCCGGGCGCACTCTACCAGATCCAAGTCGCCGGTGATGGCGTGGGAACTGTGCTTCTTCTTGATGTCGGTCAGCAAGCGAATCTCCTCGGCCCCGATCCTCTTGCGATAGCGGAGCAAGGCCGCGGCCTGGGAATCGATGTAGCCCTCATCGGCTACGTGAGCGAAAACAAAGCCCTCCACTCGGACGAATTCCATCCCGCTCGCCAAGGCCACGGCCAGGGCCTCTTGGTTGGCAGCTGCTAAAATCTGCAGGCCGAGCGGGCGATCAAACACTTCTCTCACCGCCATCGCGACCGCCGTCATCCCCGCCGTCACCTCAGGAGCCGCCCTCCCTTTTTCATAGGGACGATCGTGCATGTTCTCGATCATGAGCGCGTCCACCCCAGAAGCTTGGTAGATCTCCGCCTCCCGAACGCATTGGCCGATGATTTCCCGCATCGAAAGCGAGTGGCAAGGCGTGCCCGGTAAAGCAGGCACATGAATCATACCCACGACCGCTTTGCGCTCCTCCCAAGGCAAACTCATGCCCCAGGCCTAACCCAAAATCGCCAATCAGAAATCGAAAATCGAAAATCAGGCCCCTCTCCGATCATAGTCCGAGCGAAAGCCCCGCCCCTTCAAGCGAGAATCGCGGATCCCGGAAAGAACTCGATCCGCATGCTCCTTCGGCACGTCCACCAAGGTGTGGCGTGGAAAAATCGTCACCTTGCCCAAGGACCCATCCGGAATCTGGGACTCCCGATAAATCATCCCAATGATCTCGCGGGCCTGCACTCCACTCTGGCGACCAATCGCCAAGAAGAGCCGCGCCATTCCCTGCGGGGCCGCCTCCAGCGGGGCCCGTTCGAACTTCTTGCCCGCTCCTCCTTCTCGCTCCCGCCGCTCCCGTCGCGGCCCTCTCTCAGGACGCTCGTCCTCCCGGTCTTCGATGATCTCCTCCCCCTCGCGAACATCGATTTCGTGCAAAAGCCCCAAAACCGCACCGGCGATATCCGTTGCGGGATGCCCTTGGTCGAGCAGGCGATCCACCTGTTCGGCATACTCATTCCCATTGCCTGCTTCCAACCGCTCCCGGACCGTCTCAAACAAGCGATCCACCCGCTTCCCTTCCACCTCTTCTTGCGAGGGGATCTTGCCGCGCCGGATTTGCTGGCGAGTGTATTTTTGGATGCTCTGGAGTCGATAGACCTCGCGGCCAAAAACAAAGCTGACCGCCGAGCCCGACCGTCCCGCCCGCCCCGTCCGGCCAATCCGGTGCACGTAGTCCTCTGGATCTTGAGGAAGGTCATAATTGAAGACCACATCGATCTCCTCCACATCCAAGCCGCGGGCCGCCACATCCGTAGCCACCAGAAGCTCGACCGTTCCCTCGCGAAAGCGTTTCAAAACTCGTTCCCGCATCGCTTGGGTGATATCGCCATGCAGCCGATCGGCGGCGTAGCCACGCGCCAGCAAGGCCTCCACGCATTCGTCGACCGCCCGCTTGGTATTGCAGAACACAATCCCCAACCGGGCACTCCCCATATCGAGCAAACGGGAAAGCACCTCCACCTTGGAGCGGCCGCGCACCTCGTAGTAGCACTGGTCGACGGTCGCCACCGTCTTGGCCTTCTGCTTGACCTCGACCTTCTCGGGATGACGCCCGAATTGATCGATCAAACGCTCGACCGTCCGCTGCATGGTCGCCGAGAAAAAAAGCGTTTGGCGGGCCGCGGGCAAAGCCCCCAGAATCGCTTCCATGTCTTCCACGAAGCCCATATCGAGCATGCGATCGGCTTCATCCAAGACCGCCAAGCGCACTTTCGAGAAATCGATGTTCCGCCGGTCCATATGGTCCATAATCCGCCCGGGCGTCCCCACCACGATGTGCGCCCCACGTCGCAATTGCCGAACTTGCCGCTCGTAGGGTGCCCCTCCGTAGACCGGGACCGCTCGCAACCCGCTCAACTTTGCGCCCATCCGGTGAATCTCCTCGCAGACCTGCATGGCCAGCTCGCGCGTGGGACAGAGAATGAGAGCTTGGGTTTCGTGAGAGAGGGTATCGATCCGCTCCAGGAGCGGAAGGCCGAAGGCGGCCGTCTTGCCGGAGCCCGTCGCAGACAGACCCACCAAGTCCCGCCCCTCCAAGGCGGGTGGAATGGCGAGCGCTTGGATGGGCGAAGGACGCTCGAAACCCAAGTCCTCCAGCGCAGACAAAAGCTCCGGCCGCAAGCCAAGTTCGGAAAAGGGAGGCGTATTCATAAGAACCATCCCCCGCCGTCAGGGAGCGAAGGGCGCGGAGTCTCGTTCGGAATACACAGAAAGCAAGAAATGCCGAAAAGAACGTCCCCCGAAATGGTAGACAGGGGGTGCTTGGTTTGAGAACTTTAGAATCCGGTCACTCGAGGCGTGTCTTATACCAAGCTCCAGAATTGGCTGGTAGAATGGCCGAGTGGATTTCGGGCCAGACCAAGGCGCGACGAGGGCGCGGTGCAGGCACCGTAACCGAGGAGCAACGCTGGGATGGCTCGAAAGACACCGGCTCTTCCTTCCCCGCGCTTCAGCGCCTCTTCCCCACAACACCTCCCCTCCATTCTTCCAGTGTATTCTGGAGGTTGGTATGAAGAGGCTCACTCGTTCGCTTTTTGCTTGAGCAATTCGCCGATCTTTTCTCCTTTCGTTTGCCAACGCACGAAG
The DNA window shown above is from Verrucomicrobiota bacterium and carries:
- a CDS encoding BtpA/SgcQ family protein codes for the protein MSLPWEERKAVVGMIHVPALPGTPCHSLSMREIIGQCVREAEIYQASGVDALMIENMHDRPYEKGRAAPEVTAGMTAVAMAVREVFDRPLGLQILAAANQEALAVALASGMEFVRVEGFVFAHVADEGYIDSQAAALLRYRKRIGAEEIRLLTDIKKKHSSHAITGDLDLVECARAAEFFLTDGLIVTGAHTGEEASLEEVRAVKALSAVPVLVGSGATAVNVEEFLRVGDGVIVGSWVKEEGLWTKPVDRGRLERFLAASGR
- a CDS encoding DEAD/DEAH box helicase, with translation MNTPPFSELGLRPELLSALEDLGFERPSPIQALAIPPALEGRDLVGLSATGSGKTAAFGLPLLERIDTLSHETQALILCPTRELAMQVCEEIHRMGAKLSGLRAVPVYGGAPYERQVRQLRRGAHIVVGTPGRIMDHMDRRNIDFSKVRLAVLDEADRMLDMGFVEDMEAILGALPAARQTLFFSATMQRTVERLIDQFGRHPEKVEVKQKAKTVATVDQCYYEVRGRSKVEVLSRLLDMGSARLGIVFCNTKRAVDECVEALLARGYAADRLHGDITQAMRERVLKRFREGTVELLVATDVAARGLDVEEIDVVFNYDLPQDPEDYVHRIGRTGRAGRSGSAVSFVFGREVYRLQSIQKYTRQQIRRGKIPSQEEVEGKRVDRLFETVRERLEAGNGNEYAEQVDRLLDQGHPATDIAGAVLGLLHEIDVREGEEIIEDREDERPERGPRRERREREGGAGKKFERAPLEAAPQGMARLFLAIGRQSGVQAREIIGMIYRESQIPDGSLGKVTIFPRHTLVDVPKEHADRVLSGIRDSRLKGRGFRSDYDRRGA